The following are from one region of the Aedes albopictus strain Foshan unplaced genomic scaffold, AalbF5 HiC_scaffold_9, whole genome shotgun sequence genome:
- the LOC109414188 gene encoding tyrosine-protein phosphatase 69D, whose protein sequence is MWKNQAHLCFLVVCIYTLGQQFIEIDATGSIVEPRYFLAGKNGTLSCRFPGAESPMWQKDGKNFSDSSAKISIIIVDTEADVEKISGGSDGKSPEGDTTELPEVTTNTAITTLTIHNFSKTDAGNYTCRGADNSVLSRYAVREVILPKITASSSGRTKIKQQTKAQLYCVIQMYPLEYFNNSIQWFKEDDTTENSFLKNTEVKVLNGTHVNVTLTIKDVSKTHNGTYSCNVGPSAMLDENSATDKKSMALLVLDKPQVSIDYVKAVGANKIYLNWTVNDGNDRIKHYMAQFMKKGDSTFTYYENRIDGSNTSFVLEKFAPSTDYEIKLTAQNGQGSGPPSPSVKVRTLDSDPSFTPAVEVKGNTHSTITIGWAPPPADLLEYIQYYDMTVSVAGENSSKWETYYPQNSRNLPYMFDNLDTATEYSFRVRACSELAKACGNWSEEVNGTTSDSIASEPLNLNISCIHYNISRRSSVRVHWDPPKKPNGKVISYQVILDGLSQYRSEHGILKNETYGPKIKNVQAQYTKTEYDGILPNTNYTVRVAAVTRTKRPGDVASATCTMPATTPENIGRMMWGKLRTEDNQWIFKLFLPRVSERNGPICCYKVYLTRLGKRNNSLPVPETIPVTSYADVHSINNTHGGTYLAEVFTTLNYSSEVFLGDGRNNEYHNLDLCPQCLHKRAPPMEKSSAINKDDEAQNASVATTASPPPIRTGNEAVPVEDQLKVSSHDKRETNGYHDPHLAPPQLETAYDGVLDPSSNYTGFVEVVVKTDTDHGPRYVSAFSEYFQEMNAGAPPPSENDGKDLTFILNIVIQILCGLILIVLIVLLTLCLLHKHFSKNIAQEGEAISLGDSLRRALCHGRNGNPHHRHLLGTNSAKPPVLPPISKEDLVKAYLDKHKDSDYGFQHEFELLPDKFVDRTTKYSDLKENMHKNRYPDIKSYDQTRVKLSTMNGMSGSDYINANFVIGYKERKKFICAQGPMDSTIIDFWRMIWEQHLEIIVMLTNLEEYNKTKCAKYWPENINDSTQYGDILITFASDSYYADYIVRNLKVTKRSVNSSGEEVEDTRFISQYHYLTWKDFMAPEHPQGITKFIKRINSEYSLQRGPILVHCSAGVGRTGTFVALDSLSQQLNEEGQVSIFNTICDMRYQRNFLVQSLKQYIFLYRALTELAYFGDTEIDQKSLAATVESLKQPSAENPEICKLEAQFQRIKAFQEDSRKTTAIGGCEDNKAKNRSELCVPYDKNRVILAPIPGHDNCTYINASFIDGYDDENNFIITQDPLENTIFDFWRMIFEQRIKTIVMFSEIGDGPNKCPRYWADEEMQYENLLVTYIQSESGPYYTKREFTVTNCKTKDTIQVTQFQYNGWPTVEGEVPEVTRGMIEIVNQAQKHSTQQEDIFTIAVHCR, encoded by the exons CGCAAAAATCTCCATCATAATCGTGGACACGGAGGCTGATGTTGAGAAAATATCCGGCGGCTCCGACGGTAAATCCCCTGAGGGTGACACCACTGAACTACCAGAGGTGACCACAAACACGGCCATTACTACGCTAACCATACACAACTTTTCGAAAACCGACGCCGGTAACTACACATGTCGAGGTGCAGACAACAGCGTCCTCTCCCGGTACGCTGTCCGGGAAGTGATACTACCAAAGATTACCGCCTCCAGCTCGGGGCGAACGAAAATCAAACAGCAAACCAAGGCCCAACTGTACTGCGTGATACAGATGTATCCGCTGGAGTATTTTAACAATTCGATTCAATGGTTCAAAGAGGACGATACCACCGAAAACAGCTTTCTGAAGAACACGGAAGTGAAGGTTTTGAATGGGACTCACGTGAACGTGACACTAACCATCAAAGATGTGAGCAAAACGCATAATGGAACTTACTCTTGCAATGTTGGTCCATCTGCCATGCTGGACGAAAACTCAGCTACTGATAAGAAATCGATGGCTTTGCTTGTTCTTGACAAACCTCAAGTGTCGATTGATTATGTTAAAGCGGTTGGGGCAAACAAGATCTACCTGAACTGGACCGTCAACGATGGAAACGATCGCATCAAACATTACATGGCGCAGTTCATGAAGAAAGGCGATTCTACATTTACGTATTATGAAAACCGCATTGACGGATCAAACACTTCATTTGTGTTGGAGAAATTCGCGCCCTCTACGGATTACGAGATTAAGCTGACCGCCCAAAATGGTCAGGGTAGTGGCCCACCTTCGCCGTCGGTGAAGGTTCGAACACTGGACAGCGATCCAAGTTTTACTCCGGCCGTAGAAGTGAAGGGTAATACCCACTCGACTATCACTATAGGATGGGCACCTCCGCCAGCCGATCTACTGGAATACATTCAGTACTACGACATGACGGTTTCAGTCGCGggcgagaattcttccaaatggGAAACCTATTACCCGCAGAACAGTCGCAACCTTCCGTATATGTTTGACAACCTAGACACCGCCACAGAATACAGTTTCCGCGTACGGGCCTGCAGTGAGCTTGCAAAAGCTTGCGGTAACTGGTCCGAAGAAGTAAACGGAACCACCAGCGACAGTATCGCATCAGAACCGTTGAACCTGAACATCTCTTGTATACACTATAATATCTCACGTCGCTCCTCAGTTCGGGTTCATTGGGATCCACCGAAGAAACCTAACGGAAAAGTTATATCATACCAAGTCATTCTGGACGGATTGTCACAGTACCGTAGCGAGCACGGTATATTGAAGAACGAGACGTACGGACCCAAGATCAAGAACGTACAGGCACAGTACACGAAAACCGAGTACGACGGCATACTGCCCAACACAAACTACACCGTTCGAGTAGCTGCAGTCACTCGGACGAAACGTCCGGGAGACGTTGCCTCTGCGACGTGCACCATGCCGGCAACTACCCCGGAGAACATCGGCCGAATGATGTGGGGTAAGCTTCGCACCGAGGACAACCAGTGGATCTTCAAGCTCTTCCTGCCACGGGTCTCCGAGCGCAACGGGCCCATCTGTTGCTACAAGGTCTACCTGACGCGGCTAGGCAAACGGAACAACTCGCTGCCCGTGCCGGAGACCATCCCGGTGACGAGCTATGCGGACGTCCATTCGATCAACAACACCCACGGCGGGACCTACCTGGCGGAAGTGTTCACGACGTTGAACTACAGCTCGGAGGTGTTTTTGGGCGATGGGCGGAATAACGAGTACCACAATTTGGATCTGTGTCCGCAGTGCCTGCACAAGCGAGCCCCACCGATGGAGAAATCTAGTG CCATTAACAAAGACGATGAGGCCCAGAACGCCTCGGTAGCCACGACGGCGAGCCCTCCGCCCATCCGTACCGGCAACGAAGCCGTTCCCGTTGAGGATCAGCTGAAAGTATCTAGTCACGACAAGCGGGAAACGAACGGATACCACGATCCGCATCTGGCACCTCCCCAGCTAGAAACGGCCTACGATGGCGTCCTGGATCCGTCCAGTAACTACACCGGGTTTGTCGAGGTCGTAG TGAAAACCGACACCGACCATGGTCCACGGTACGTTTCGGCCTTCAGCGAATACTTCCAGGAGATGAACGCTGGAGCTCCACCGCCGAGCGAAAACGACGGCAAAGATCTCACTTTCATCCTCAACATAGTTATACAGATTTTATGCGGACTGATATTGATAGTTTTAATAGTCTTATTGACTCTCTGCCTCTTACACAAGCATTTCAGCAAGAACATCGCCCAGGAAGGCGAAGCCATCAGTCTGGGAGACTCGCTCAG GCGCGCTCTTTGTCACGGACGCAACGGCAATCCCCATCATCGACATTTGCTTGGAACAAACAGTGCCAAGCCACCGGTGCTTCCTCCAATTTCCAAGGAAGACCTCGTCAAAGCATACCTAGACAAACACAAGGACTCGGATTACGGATTCCAACACGAATTTGAACTACTGCCAGACAAGTTTGTCGATAGGACAACGAAGTATTCTGACTTGAAGGAGAACATGCACAAGAATCGGTATCCGGACATCAAATCGTACGACCAGACTCGGGTTAAGCTGTCTACAATGAACGGGATGTCCGGATCGGATTACATCAACGCAAACTTTGTCATCGGTTATAAGGAGCGCAAGAAGTTCATTTGTGCCCAGGGTCCGATGGACAGCACGATCATCGACTTCTGGCGCATGATTTGGGAGCAGCATTTGGAGATTATTGTCATGTTGACCAACCTGGAGGAGTACAATAAGACCAAATGCGCCAAGTACTGGCCGGAGAACATCAACGATTCCACCCAGTATGGAGACATATTGATAACATTCGCTTCGGATAGTTACTATGCAGATTATATCGTTAGAAATCTGAAG GTCACCAAGCGTAGCGTCAATTCGTCCGGCGAAGAAGTCGAAGACACCCGTTTCATCTCGCAGTACCACTATCTCACCTGGAAGGATTTCATGGCCCCGGAGCATCCCCAGGGCATCACCAAGTTCATCAAACGCATCAACTCGGAATACTCGTTGCAGCGCGGTCCCATCCTTGTCCACTGTAGTGCCGGCGTTGGCAGAACTGGAACATTTGTAGCCCTAGATTCACTCAGTCAACAGTTAAACGAGGAGGGCCAGGTGTCCATCTTCAACACCATTTGTGATATGCGATATCAAAGAAATTTCCTCGTACAGTCATTG AAACAATACATATTTTTGTATCGAGCTCTCACCGAATTGGCGTACTTCGGGGACACGGAAATCGACCAAAAGTCGCTAGCCGCTACCGTAGAAAGTCTCAAGCAGCCATCCGCGGAGAATCCCGAAATCTGCAAGCTGGAAGCCCAATTCCAG CGGataaaggcgttccaggaggacaGCCGCAAAACGACGGCCATCGGCGGTTGCGAGGACAACAAGGCCAAGAACCGTTCCGAGCTGTGCGTGCCGTACGACAAGAACCGGGTAATTTTGGCGCCGATTCCGGGTCATGACAACTGCACCTACATCAACGCGTCTTTCATCGATGGGTACGACGATGAGAACAACTTCATCATAACGCAGGATCCGCTGGAGAACACCATCTTCGACTTCTGGCGGATGATCTTCGAGCAGAGGATAAAGACGATCGTCATGTTTTCTGAG ATCGGAGATGGTCCGAACAAGTGCCCACGGTACTGGGCCGACGAGGAGATGCAGTACGAGAATCTGCTCGTCACGTACATCCAAAGCGAAAGTGGCCCGTACTACACCAAGCGGGAGTTCACGGTGACGAACTGCAAGACGAAGGACACCATCCAGGTGACGCAGTTCCAGTACAATGGGTGGCCCACGGTCGAAGGCGAGGTGCCCGAGGTGACCCGCGGTATGATCGAGATCGTCAACCAGGCGCAGAAGCACAGCACCCAGCAGGAGGACATCTTCACCATTGCTGTTCACTGCAGGTAG